One Helicobacter pylori genomic window, GAGCATGAGCTGGTGCGTTGGGGAGCCAAGCATGATGGGGGCTATTTGATACCCAATGATTTTGAAGGGATCAAAGCGCTTTTCTCACCAGGTGTGGGAGGTGAGAGCACGTTTGAAGAAGATTTTTACCGCCATTGCAAGCCCACAAACCCTAACGATATATATATATATATATATGGCAGACAAATCGGTCAATGAGCCGATATTGAACATCCCCAAAGAAAACTGCTCCTTTATCAAAAAATTCATCGGTTGTTCCAACGACAAAGACTTCATCACTTTGGACACTTGGGTCAATAACTCTCAAGTGGGCGAAGGGGATTTAATGTTGCAAATGGACATTGAAGGGGGCGAATACCTCGCTCTCATTAGTGCGAGCGATGCGCTATTAGATCGCTTCAGAATCATTGCTCTAGAGATCCATAGGCTGAAATATTTGTGGGATAACAACTATTTTGAAATGGTTCAAAGCACTATGAATAAGATTTTAAAAACGCATTATTGCGTGCATTTGCACCCCAATAATTGTTGTGCCCCTCACCATCACAATGGGTTAGGTATCGTTGAAGTCATAGAATGCACTTTCATCAGAAAGGATCGGGTAAAACACATCTTGGGCTATTGCGATGAGTTCCCGCATCCATTAGATGCTGACAATGTGGTTGAACACCCCACGCTTATCCTACCTAGAAATTGGTATGGAGGCTGAAAGTCTTTCCACCTTGAAATGCTTGAAAATGCGGATTTCAGGCAAGCAAAAATCCACACGAAGTATTTGGAAGAAAATTTTTAAGTTTTAAGGATTTTCTTAAGCATGATTTAAGGATTTTAAACGATCAGAAAAAATCAGCATTAAATTTTATGATTTTATAGTAAAGTTTTTTCATGCAAACCTTGTTTAAAGAAGTTACCCCTAAACGCTATGTCAATGGCAATGAGATGAAAGAAAATCCTAGCAATGTTCTAGATCAGTATTTCACTAAGCCTAGTGTGGCTTTAAAATGCTTTCAAAAAGCTTGTGAGGTTATTAAAAAATACGAAAATCTAGATGACTTTATTTTTTTAGAGCCAAGTGCAGGTGATGGGGTGTTTTATGACTTGTTTCCTAAAAATAGACGCATTGGTATAGACATTGAACCTAAAAGAGATGGATTTATTCAATGCGATTTTTTAAATTATAAATTGCCCACACATCAAAAAGTGATTTGCTTGGGCAACCCTCCTTTTGGGCATCGTGGGGTTATGGCGTTAGAATTTATCAACCATGCTAGAAGTTGTGATTTTGTGTGTTTTATCCTACCCATGTTCTTTGAAAGTCAAGGAAAAGGCTCTATTAAGTATCGTGTGAAAGGTTTGAATCTGCTTTATAGCGAACGCTTAGAAAAAAATGCGTTTATAGATTTTAAAAATAAAGAAGTGGATGTGCATTGCGTGTTTCAAATTTGGAGCAAAAAATATCAAAACAAAAAAAGTGAATTTTCTTGGTATAAGAATCGCCATAAAGAACCCTTTAGCGAATATATCAAGGTTTTCACGGTTTCATTGGCTAAAAACAGAGAATGCGGTAAAGAGTGGATTTTTAATCAAAAAGCGTCTTTTTACATTTCATCAACTTTTTATAAAAGTACACAAATTGTAGAGAACTTTGAGGAAGTTAAGTATCAATCTGGTATTGCTGTGGTATTTACCAGCACTGACAAGGTTTTAAACGCTAAATTAAAAAAACTATTCAAAGAGATTGATTGGACAAAATACGCAAGTTTAGCGACTAATTCTTGCTATCATTTAGGAAAAAGCCATATTTTTCAAGCCCTACATGATCATTTGGATAGTTTAAAGGATAATTGATGGATTTAGAACAAACTTTTTTAAAAATTATTGAAAAAAACATAAAGAATTGAATTTAGGGCAAGATTACAACGCTATTTTTTCAAAAATTAGAGATTTTGAAGCCAACGCTATAGGGCAGATTGGTGAAGAATTTTTAAAAAGTGCGCTTAACGCTATAGATGAGGTGATCAATGATGGCATTATTCATGATGAATACGATATTATGACAAAAAGCGGTGTATCCTTTGAAGTTAAAACCGCACGAAAAGGCAGAACCAACAACACTTTTTTAGTTCAATGGTATAAACCCACGATACAACTATGATTTTTTGATTTGCTTAGGAGTGTGCGAAGACCAATTGCTTTATAGAATTTTTAAAAAAGATGAAATCCATTACATTCATAAAGAAAGAAAATATTTTATGAAACAAAATGAATTTAAAAAGCAATTGGTGCCAATGAATCCTGATAATCAAGTCAATGATAAGCTCACCCTCAATCTTAAAGAACTGAAAGAAATTGCAAACCTCATCAAAGAGTTAGAAAGAATTTTAGAGTTAGATTAATATTTTTAGATAGAATTGAGTGGAATAAAATGTTTTTAGGAATAGAGTTTGCTTATCTTATCTTTAAGAAATAAAATGAAGTGGAGGATAGGATGTCTAAGATTTCAAATCACTATAACCCGTCTTTGATGGTGAGGGATTACCATACTCAAAGGGTTGGTTCGCACACAAAAAATGGAGAAAAAGAAGAAAATAAGGAAATTCAAAATCTTTCAGAGAATGATGAAAAGATCAAATTAGCCAAACAAGCTAAGCAGGATAACCTAGCCATAGGGGATTTAGAAAGCCGCCTCAAAAGCTTAAAGGGCATGGATAAAGACGCTAAAGAATTGGTGGGGATTTCTAAATCTTACGCTCATAATAATGAAAAAGATCGAAGCGATTTTGAGCGTTTTAAAAGCCGTTTGGATAAAGCGATTGATTCTTTCAACCAAAAATCAGGCAATGATAGTTTGAAACTCCCTAGCAATATTGACATTGACGACACGAAAGCTTTGGAGAAATTTTCAAAATCATTAGAAAGTGAGAAAGAAAACATTCAAAACTCTTTGCACCAGTGGAAAAAACAGCTCGCTGAAACGAATCACTTGAACAAGGAATACAACACCTTAGATAAAACGAGACTGAACGCTCAAAAATTCCAAGATGTTCATGACACAAGCAAGATCACCCCATCTCGCTTGCAAGACTTACTCGCTTGAAAGAGTTTGCTTATAGCGAGCCTTGTTTAGACGAAGAAGATAAAAAGGCTGTTTTAGAGGTTTTAAATTCCAAACAGATCACCCAGGGCAAACGCTCTCTTTTATTTGAAGAAGCTTTGTGCGAGTTTTTGGGCGTTAAGCATGCGTTGGTGTTTAACAGTGCGACTTCAGCCCTTTTAACGCTTTATAGGAATTTTAGCGGATTTAACGCTGATTGCAATGAAATAATCACCACCCCTATAAGCTTTGTAGCGACGGCTAACATGCTCTTAGAGAGTGGTTATAGACCCGTGTTTGCTGAAGTCAAAAACGATGGCAATATAGATGAATTGGCCCTAGAAAAGCTCATTACTAAAAAAACCAAAGCCATAGTGAGCGTGGATTATGCCGGTAAAAGCGTAGAAATAGGAAGCATTCAAAAGCTTTGCAAAAAACATTCTTTGAGTTTTCTTTCTGACAGCTCGCATGCTCTAGGGAGCGAGTATCAAAACAAAAAAGTAGGAGGCTTTGCGTTAGCGAGCGTGTTTAGTTTCCATGCCATTAAGCCTATCACTACGGCTGAGGGGGGAGCGGTCGTTACTAACGATAGCGAATTATATGAAAAAATGAAATTGTTTCGCTCTCATGGCATGCTCAAAAAAGATTTTTTTGAAGGCGAAGTCAAAAGCATAGGGCATAACTTCCGCTTGAATGAAATCCAAAGCGCTTTGGGTTTGAGCCAGCTTAAAAAAGCCCCCCTTTTAATGCAAAAAAGAGAAGAAATCGCTCTAGTTTATGACAGGATTTTTAAAGATAACCCTTATTTCACTCCTTTACACCTCTTGTTAAAATATCAAAGCTCTAACCACCTTTATCCTATTTTAATGGATCAAAAATTTTTTACATTTAAAAGATCCATTTTAGAAAGTTTGCACAAGCTTGGCATTTTAGCCCAAGTGCATTACAAACCCATTTACCAATACCAGTTGTACCAACAGCTCTTCAACACAGCCCCATTAAAAAGCGCAGAGGATTTTTATAACGCTGAAATTTCCTTGCCTTGTCATGCGAATTTAGATTTAGAGAGCGTTAAAAGCATCGCTCATGGCGTTTTAAAAACTTTTGAGGGTTTTAAAATAGATTGAGTTTCATTTAGGGCTTCAAATTTTAATCATTAAGAATGGTGCGGAAGAAAGGAATCGAACCTTCATGCCTTGCGGCGCTAGATCCTAAGTCTAGTGCGTCTACCAATTTCGCCACTTCCGCACACCGCACGCCATCGCATGCACATAAGAGTAGAAAATAAAGAAGCAGTATTTTAGCTGTTTAATCCTTTAAAAATACTGAAAAATTGAAGTTTTTTAAAATTTGGAGTTTTTTCTGGCTTTTAGGGGGTTTTAAATTCTTTTAAGGTATTCTAACGAGACTATATCATTGAGATAGTTTTAAGGAAATTAAGGAACACAATGGAAGTTTCACGCAAGAAAATTTACAACCCCGATTCTACAGAAAGTGTGAATGAAAGAAAGATTTTTGGGGGTAATCCTACAAGCATGTTTGATTTGAATAAAATCAAGTATCAATGGGCGGATCATTTGTGGAAAACGATGCTCGCTAACACCTGGTTTGCTGAAGAAGTGAGCATGAACGATGACAAAAGGGATTATTTGAAATTAAGCGCAGAAGAAAAGATCGGCTATGACAGAGCTTTAGCGCAACTCATTTTTATGGATAGCTTGCAAACCAATAATTTAATTGACAATGTCAATCCCTTTATCACCAGTCCCGAAATCAATTTGTGTTTGGTGCGTCAAGCTTATGAAGAAGCCTTACACAGCCATGCGTATGCGGTGATGGTAGAAAGCATTAGCGCGAATACTGAAGAGATTTATGACATGTGGCGTAACGATATGCAATTAAAAAGCAAGAATGACTATATCGCGCAAGTGTATATGGAATTAGCCAAAAACCCTACAGAAGAAAACATTCTCAAAGCGCTTTTTGCTAACCAGATTTTAGAGGGGATTTATTTTTATAGCGGGTTTAGCTATTTTTACACTTTGGCTAGGAGTGGTAAAATGCTAGGATCAGCGCAAATGATCCGTTTTATCCAAAGAGATGAGGTAACGCATTTGATTTTATTCCAAAACATGATCAACGCTTTAAGGAATGAAAGAGCGGATCTATTCACGCCACAATTGATTAATGAAGTCATAGGAATGTTTAAAAAAGCGGTAGAAATTGAAGCTTCATGGGGGGATTATATCACGCAAGGCAAGATTTTAGGGCTCACTTCAAGCTTGATTGAGCAATACATCCAGTTTTTAGCGGATAGCCGTTTGAGTAAGGTGGGTATCGCTAAAGTTTATGGCGTCCAACACCCCATTAAATGGGTAGAAAGCTTTTCAAGTTTCAATGAGCAACGCTCCAATTTCTTTGAAGCTAGGGTGAGCAATTACGCTAAAGGGAGCGTGAGTTTTGATGATTTTTAAGGGGCTTGTTTGAATAGTATCAAAAACCATTTGATGTGTGAAGAAATCCACAAGCGTTTTCATTTGCACCCTAAAGTGAGGAAGGCTATGGAGAGCATTGAAAGGGAGGTTTTTGTGCCAGCCCCCTTTAAACACTTTGCCTACACTTTAAACGCGCTTTCTATGCAAGCGCAACAATACATTTCTTCGCCCCTAACCGTGGCCAAAATGACGCAATATTTAGAAATCGATCATGTGGATAGCGTGCTAGAAATTGGCTGCGGGAGCGGCTATCAAGCGGCGGTGCTGTCTCAAATTTTCAGGCGCGTTTTTAGCGTTGAAAGGATTGAAAGCCTGTATTTAGAAGCGCGTTTGCGCCTTAAAAATCTCGGTTTAGACAACGTTCATGTTAAATTCGCTGATGGGAACAAGGGCTGGGATCAATACGCCCCCTATGATAGGATTTTGTTCTCTGCTTGCGCTAAAAATATCCCTCAAGCGCTTATTGATCAGCTTGAAGAAGGCGGGATATTAGTCGCGCCCATTCAAGAAAACAACGAGCAAGTGATCAAACGCTTTGTGAAGCAAAATAACGCCTTGCGCGTCCAAAAAGTGTTAGAAAAATGCTCGTTTGTGCCTGTTGTAGATGGGGTGCAATAAAGATTAAAGCATGATTAAACACTATCTTTTCATGGCGGTTTCGCAAGTCTTTTTCTCTTTCTTTTTAGTGCTGTTTTTTATCTCTTCTATCGTGCTATTAATCAGTATTGCAAGCGTAACGCTCGTGATTAAAGTGAGCTTTTTGGATCTGGTGCAACTCTTTTTGTATTCCTTGCCAGGAACCATTTTTTTTATTTTGCCGATCACTTTTTTTGCGGCTTGCGCTTTGGGGCTTTCAAGGCTTAGCTATGACCATGAATTGTTAGTGTTTTTCTCTTTAGGGGTTTCGCCTAAAACAATGACTAAAGCGTTTGTGCCTTTAAGTTTGTTAGTGAGCGCGATTTTATTAGTGTTTTCGCTCATTTTAATCCCCACTTCTAAGAGCGCTTATTACGGGTTTTTGCGTCAAAAAAAAGACAAGATTGACATTAACATCAGAGCCGGTGAATTCGGGCAAAAATTAGGCGATTGGCTCGTGTATGTGGATAAGGCTGAGAACAATTCCTATGATAATTTAGTGCTTTTTTCCAATAAAAGCCTTTCTCAAGAAAGCTTCATTCTAGCCCAAAAAGGCAATATCAACAATCAAAACGGCGTGTTTGAATTGAATTTATACAAAGGGCATGCGTATTTCACTCAAGGCGATAAAATGCGTAAAGTTGATTTTGAAGAATTGCATTTGCGCAACAAGCTCAAGTCTTTCAATTCTAATGATGCGGCTTATTTGCAAGGCACGGATTATTTAGGTTATTGGAAAAAAGCCTTTGGTAAAAACGCTAATAAAAATCAAAAACGCCGTTTTTCTCAAGCGATTTTAGTTTCATTGTTCCCTTTAGCGAGCGTGTTTTTGATCCCCTTATTTGGCATCGCCAACCCTCGATTCAAAACGAATTGGAGTTATTTTTATGTCCTTGGAGCGGTTGGGGTTTATTTTTTAATGGTGCATGTGATTTCTACGGATTTGTTTTTGATGACCTTTTTCTTCCCCTTTATTTGGGCGTTTGCCTCTTATTTATTGTTTAGAAAATTCATTTTAAAGCGTTATTAAATGCGTTGCTTTAAGGCTACTATCGCTTATGATGGGGCGTATTTTTTAGGCTATGCCAAACAGCCCAACAAACTCGGCGTTCAAGATAAAATAGAAAGCACTTTAAACATGCTAGGGATTAAAAGTGCAGTCATAGCAGCCGGGCGCACGGATAAAGGCGTGCATGCCAACAACCAGGTTTTGTCTTTTCACGCTCCAAAACACTGGAACGCTGATAAATTATTTTATTATCTAGCCCCCAAACTCGCCCCGCATATTGTCTTAAAAAAACTAGAAGAAAAAAACTTCCATGCGCGTTTTGACGCTCAAAAAAGAGCGTATCGTTACCTTTTGACGAAGAATTTAAAAACGCCTTTTTTAGCACCTTATATCGCTTGTGGGGATTATGGCTCACTAGATTTATTAAATACCGCTTTAAAGCAATTCACAGGCAAGCATGATTTTTCCATGTTTAAAAAAGAAGGCGGGGCGATAACCAATCCTAATCGCATCATTTTTAACGCTTTGGCTTATACAGCCTTTATCATGGGGCATGAGTGCGTGGTGTTTAAAATCATTGGCGATGCGTTTTTACGCTCCAGCGTGCGTTTGATCATTCAAGCATGCGTTCAATACTCCTTAGAAAAAATCACGCTCGCTGAAATTGAAATGCAAATCCACAACCTCAAAGCCACTATAAGAACGCCCATAATGGCTAATGGCTTGTATTTGCACAGGGTGTATTATTGAAATTTCAAAAGGTGTTCTTCCCAATCTAGAGCGCTTTTGATAATGGTGTCTAGGTTGTCATAAAGGGGTTTGAAAGGGGTGTTTTGTAAGATTTTAGCGTTATTGGCAATAAGGCTTGCTGGATCGCCCTGTCGTTTGTCTAAGATTTCCACTAAAAAATCGTTGTTTGAGATTTCTTTAACCTTTTCTATCACTTCTTTCACGCTATGGCCTTGATTGTAGCCGACATTATAGATCTCGCTCTTATTTTTTTCTAAAAGAGTGTGATAGCTCGCTAAATGCGCGTTAGCCAAATCATCTACATGGATATAATCCCTAATGCAAGTGCCATCTCTAGTGGGGTAATTAGTGCCAAAAATCCCCATTTTTTTCCTTTTCCCCACCGCGCATTCGCATGCGATTTTGATCAAATGCGTGGCGTTGAGCGTGCGCTGTCCTAGCGTGTAAGGGGTGGTATAATCATTATGCATGCATGCCCCAGCCACATTGAAATAGCGCAAAATAACGCATTTAAAATCCGTTATTTTAGAAGTGTCCAACAAAATCCTTTCGCTCATCATTTTAGACGCTCCATAAGGATTAATGGGGTTTAAGGGGCTTTCTTCGTTCAAGCTTGAACTAGATTCGCCATAAACCACAGCTGTGGAAGAAAAAATAAAACGCTTGATCGCATGTTTTAAGCAAAGTTTGACAAGCTCTAAAGTGTTGAGCGTGTTGTTGGTGTAGTATTCTAAAGGCAAACGCGTGGATTCTTCTACTGAGATTTTAGCCCCAAAATGCAAAATGGCTTCAATGGGGTCTTTTAGCTGTTGCTTATTCAAAAAGGCGTCTAATTTGTGCGTTTCATTCAAATTCGCTTGAATAAACACAACCCTATTAGGGTAGTAACGCTCTAACGCTTTGATATGCTCTAAAAAACCGGTGCTTAAGTCATCTACAATAATGATGTTTTCTTTGGTTTTTTCTAAAAACGCCCTTGCGGTATGCGAGCCTATATACCCGCACGCCCCTGTGAATAATAATGCCATAAAACCCCTTTTGAAATGAAAAAATAACAACTATTATAACATCTTAATCCCATTTATTGTTTAAGGATTTTTTAAGAAAGTTTAACCTATAATTTCATCTTTATTGGCTTTTAAGGGCTTATAGCTCAGGTGGTTAGAGCACACCCCTGATAAGGGTGAGGTCGGAGGTTCAACTCCTCCTAAGCCCACCATTTTTTACAATCCTTGGGGAATTAGCTCAGCTGGGAGAGCGCCTGCTTTGCACGCAGGAGGTCAGCGGTTCGATCCCGCTATTCTCCACCATTGTTTTCTCCTTAATTTTTTCTTAATTTTTTTCTTTTTATCAGTTATTTGGTTGAGAAATCCTAAACGATTGGATCGTCTTTGTTTAACGCCGCAAATCTTTTAACTCAAAGCTCCTTAATGAAAGATTAAATTAAATTGAGATTTTTTGTTATAAAAATTCTTATTACCGCTCGTTAAGGCTCTATAAAAAATGTTAGAAACCATGACAAAACAAGCTAATATATTCCATTCAATTTATTTCAAGGACAAACAAACATGAAAAAATTTCTTTATACCCTACTTGTGCTTCTTTTAATCGGCCTTTTAACAACCTATCTCATCCTTTTCACAGAATGGGGGAATCAAATCATTGCTTCGTATATAGAGAAAAAAATCAGCCCGAACGAGCGCTACTTGAGCGTTAAAACCTTTAAATTGAGATTCAACTCTTTAGACTTTAAAGCTCAAGCCAACGATGATTCCACGCTCATTCTTAAGGGGGATTTCTCGCTTTTAAAGCAAAGCGTAAATTTGAATTACCATATAGACATTAAAAATTTATACTCTTTCAAAGAATGGATACCCTACCCTTTAAGGGGGGCTGTTGTTACTTCTGGGAATATCAAAGGGCATAGAAAAGCCCTTGTGATTCAAGGCGTCTCTAATGTGGCTCAATCCCACACTGCCTACAACGCCCTTTTAGATGATTTCAAGCTTTCTCACTTAAGTTTGAATGCAAAAGACGCCAATTTAGAAGATTTGCTTTATTTAATCAACCGCCCCGCTTATGCGAACGCAAAAGTGTCCTTACAAGCGGATTTTAACTCTCTAAAGCCTTTAGAAGGGTATTTGATTCTAACAGCTAATAACGCTTTAATCAATAACGCCCTAATCAATCAAATGTTTCATTTAAACCTTAAAGACACGCTTATATTCAACCTCTCGCACTCAAGCGATTTTAAAGGAAACAAAACCATCAGCGATACCACCCTAACTAGCCCTTTAGTTAATTTCACAGCCCTAAAAAGCGAATATCTTTTCTCTGTTTTAAAACTCAACGCCCCCTACACTTTAGAAATACCCAATCTAGCCAAACTCCAAAATATTACCAACCACCCCTTAAAAGGGAGCTTGACTTTAAAAGGCGATATAGAGCAAAGCCCCAAGCTCTTAAAAGTCAGCGGCCATTCAAATTTGCTAGACGGCACTCTGGATTTCACGCTTTTAAATAAAGATTTGAAAGCCCGTTTTTCCAATATTTCCACTTTAAAAGCCTTAGATTTATTCCATTACCCTAAGTTTTTCCAATCCATTGCAGACGCTAACTTGGATTATGACCTTAGCGCTAAGCAAGGCGTATTGAAAGCCCGCCTAAAAAACGCAAGATTCCTCAAAAATGCATTCAGCGATTTCCTCTACTCCATTTCTAAATTTGATATTACTAAAGAAATTTATAACGATGCCAATCTAATAAGCCAAATCAACCAGCAACGCCTGCTCTCTGATCTCAGCTTAAAAAGCCCCAAAACCCAATTGAAAATCCATAACGGCTTATTGGATTTAAGCACCAAACAAATGGACATGCTCATGGATGCGGAAATCTTAAAATTCATCTTTAAAATGAAGCTTCAAGGCAGCATGCACCAGCCAAAATTTTCCCTCATTTTAAATGAGAAAGCCATTCAGCAAAACCTGCAACAAGGCTTGAAAGAGATCCTAAAAAATGACACCCTTAAAAAAGGTTTAGACCATTTGCTTAAAGATGATAAGCTCAAAGAAAAGCTTGAAAAAGGGCTTAAGGGGCTTTTTTAAAATTTTAAAGGATAGAAATGGCGCACATTTTAGTTAGCGGGGCGACTTCAGGGTTTGGGTTAGAAATCGCTAAGGCGTTTTTACAAAAAAACCATGTGGTTTTTGGCACAGGGAGGCGGCAAGAGAATTTACAAAAATTGCAGCTCGCTTATCCCAAGCGTTTCATTCCCCTGTGTTTTGATCTTCAAAACAAGCTTGAAACTAAGCGGGCGATAGAGGCTATTTTTTCCATGACGGATCGCATTGACGCTCTGATCAATAACGCCGGCTTAGCGCTAGGCTTAAACAAGGCTTATGAATGCGAGTTAGACGACTGGGAAATCATGATAGACACGAATATCAGGGGGTTGTTGTATCTCACTCGTTTGATCTTGCCCTCTATGATAGAGCATGACCAAGGGACTATCATCAATCTTGGTTCTATCGCTGGCACTTACCCCTATCCCGGCGGGAATGTCTATGGAGCGAGCAAGGCGTTTGTGAAGCAATTTTCTTTAAATTTGCGAGCGGATTTGGCTGGCACTAACATTAGAGTGAGCAATGTTGAACCCGGTTTGTGCGGCGAAACCGAATTCAGCATGGTGCGTTTTAAGGGCGATAAAATCAAAGCCCAATCCGTCTATGAAAACACCCTTTACCTCAAGCCACAAGATATTGCTAACATTGTGCTATGGATTTACGAACAACCCTCGCATGTCAATATCAACCGCATAGAAATCATGCCCACAAGCCAAACTTTCGCTCCCCTACCCACCCATAAAAGCCCTTAAGGGGTTTTAAATAAAGGCTTTGTTTTAGTTAAATACTTAAGGTTTTTTTAAACTTTAACGACTCTTTAAGTTTTAAAAAAAAAGAATTTTGGTTGCTTTATTTTAAACTCATTATTAAGGGGATAGAAAGTATTTTGAAATTATTCTCCCCTACTCCCCTAAAACCTCCTTTTAAAATCCCCTAACCCCCTAAAATTTCGCTTTTTAAAGCCATTCAATCAAGCCTTATTCAAACTAAACTTTGATTTTAAGCTGCTTGAGAATATCGCATGCCCCTTTAGCGCCTAATTTACAGCCTTTTTTAAAGTTTTCTATGGCTTGCTTTTCATTCCTTGTTACGCCTTCGCCATTGTATTGCATAGCCCCTAAATTGAAACACCCTCCGCCATTTTCCAATTCGCATGCCTTAGAATAACGAGCGAGAGCCTCTTTAAAATTCTTCGCCACGCCTTCGCCATGATGATACATGTTCCCTGCGTTAAAGCACCCTGGGCTGTCTTTTAAGTCGCAAGCTTTATCATACGAAGCGAGCGCTTTTTTCAAATCTTTAGGCGTACCTCTACCTGCATCATACAAGCTCCCTAGTATCGTGCAGCCATCGCCATCGTTCAAATCGCATGCTTTAGTGAAATATTCCACCGCTTTTTTAAAATCCCTAGTAACCACTTTACCATCATGATAAATCCCCCCTAAGCTCGCGCACCCTTCAGCGTATTTCAAATCGCACGCTTTAGAGTAGTATTGTAAGGCTTTGTTGGTGTTTTGGGACACGCCTTGCCCGCTGTAATATAAATTCCCTAGCAAATGACACCCATTGCTGTAATTTAAATCGCAAGCCTTAGCGTAAAAGGAGGCGGCTTTTTTCA contains:
- a CDS encoding FkbM family methyltransferase — protein: MADKSVNEPILNIPKENCSFIKKFIGCSNDKDFITLDTWVNNSQVGEGDLMLQMDIEGGEYLALISASDALLDRFRIIALEIHRLKYLWDNNYFEMVQSTMNKILKTHYCVHLHPNNCCAPHHHNGLGIVEVIECTFIRKDRVKHILGYCDEFPHPLDADNVVEHPTLILPRNWYGG
- a CDS encoding SAM-dependent methyltransferase, whose amino-acid sequence is MQTLFKEVTPKRYVNGNEMKENPSNVLDQYFTKPSVALKCFQKACEVIKKYENLDDFIFLEPSAGDGVFYDLFPKNRRIGIDIEPKRDGFIQCDFLNYKLPTHQKVICLGNPPFGHRGVMALEFINHARSCDFVCFILPMFFESQGKGSIKYRVKGLNLLYSERLEKNAFIDFKNKEVDVHCVFQIWSKKYQNKKSEFSWYKNRHKEPFSEYIKVFTVSLAKNRECGKEWIFNQKASFYISSTFYKSTQIVENFEEVKYQSGIAVVFTSTDKVLNAKLKKLFKEIDWTKYASLATNSCYHLGKSHIFQALHDHLDSLKDN
- a CDS encoding Laminin subunit alpha-2 precursor, with the protein product MSKISNHYNPSLMVRDYHTQRVGSHTKNGEKEENKEIQNLSENDEKIKLAKQAKQDNLAIGDLESRLKSLKGMDKDAKELVGISKSYAHNNEKDRSDFERFKSRLDKAIDSFNQKSGNDSLKLPSNIDIDDTKALEKFSKSLESEKENIQNSLHQWKKQLAETNHLNKEYNTLDKTRLNAQKFQDVHDTSKITPSRLQDLLA
- the pseC gene encoding UDP-4-amino-4,6-dideoxy-N-acetyl-beta-L-altrosamine transaminase, with protein sequence MKEFAYSEPCLDEEDKKAVLEVLNSKQITQGKRSLLFEEALCEFLGVKHALVFNSATSALLTLYRNFSGFNADCNEIITTPISFVATANMLLESGYRPVFAEVKNDGNIDELALEKLITKKTKAIVSVDYAGKSVEIGSIQKLCKKHSLSFLSDSSHALGSEYQNKKVGGFALASVFSFHAIKPITTAEGGAVVTNDSELYEKMKLFRSHGMLKKDFFEGEVKSIGHNFRLNEIQSALGLSQLKKAPLLMQKREEIALVYDRIFKDNPYFTPLHLLLKYQSSNHLYPILMDQKFFTFKRSILESLHKLGILAQVHYKPIYQYQLYQQLFNTAPLKSAEDFYNAEISLPCHANLDLESVKSIAHGVLKTFEGFKID
- a CDS encoding ribonucleotide-diphosphate reductase subunit beta, which translates into the protein MEVSRKKIYNPDSTESVNERKIFGGNPTSMFDLNKIKYQWADHLWKTMLANTWFAEEVSMNDDKRDYLKLSAEEKIGYDRALAQLIFMDSLQTNNLIDNVNPFITSPEINLCLVRQAYEEALHSHAYAVMVESISANTEEIYDMWRNDMQLKSKNDYIAQVYMELAKNPTEENILKALFANQILEGIYFYSGFSYFYTLARSGKMLGSAQMIRFIQRDEVTHLILFQNMINALRNERADLFTPQLINEVIGMFKKAVEIEASWGDYITQGKILGLTSSLIEQYIQFLADSRLSKVGIAKVYGVQHPIKWVESFSSFNEQRSNFFEARVSNYAKGSVSFDDF
- the pcm gene encoding protein-L-isoaspartate O-methyltransferase, translated to MNSIKNHLMCEEIHKRFHLHPKVRKAMESIEREVFVPAPFKHFAYTLNALSMQAQQYISSPLTVAKMTQYLEIDHVDSVLEIGCGSGYQAAVLSQIFRRVFSVERIESLYLEARLRLKNLGLDNVHVKFADGNKGWDQYAPYDRILFSACAKNIPQALIDQLEEGGILVAPIQENNEQVIKRFVKQNNALRVQKVLEKCSFVPVVDGVQ
- a CDS encoding LptF/LptG family permease, with translation MIKHYLFMAVSQVFFSFFLVLFFISSIVLLISIASVTLVIKVSFLDLVQLFLYSLPGTIFFILPITFFAACALGLSRLSYDHELLVFFSLGVSPKTMTKAFVPLSLLVSAILLVFSLILIPTSKSAYYGFLRQKKDKIDINIRAGEFGQKLGDWLVYVDKAENNSYDNLVLFSNKSLSQESFILAQKGNINNQNGVFELNLYKGHAYFTQGDKMRKVDFEELHLRNKLKSFNSNDAAYLQGTDYLGYWKKAFGKNANKNQKRRFSQAILVSLFPLASVFLIPLFGIANPRFKTNWSYFYVLGAVGVYFLMVHVISTDLFLMTFFFPFIWAFASYLLFRKFILKRY
- the truA gene encoding tRNA pseudouridine(38-40) synthase TruA — protein: MRCFKATIAYDGAYFLGYAKQPNKLGVQDKIESTLNMLGIKSAVIAAGRTDKGVHANNQVLSFHAPKHWNADKLFYYLAPKLAPHIVLKKLEEKNFHARFDAQKRAYRYLLTKNLKTPFLAPYIACGDYGSLDLLNTALKQFTGKHDFSMFKKEGGAITNPNRIIFNALAYTAFIMGHECVVFKIIGDAFLRSSVRLIIQACVQYSLEKITLAEIEMQIHNLKATIRTPIMANGLYLHRVYY
- the galE gene encoding UDP-glucose 4-epimerase GalE, producing the protein MALLFTGACGYIGSHTARAFLEKTKENIIIVDDLSTGFLEHIKALERYYPNRVVFIQANLNETHKLDAFLNKQQLKDPIEAILHFGAKISVEESTRLPLEYYTNNTLNTLELVKLCLKHAIKRFIFSSTAVVYGESSSSLNEESPLNPINPYGASKMMSERILLDTSKITDFKCVILRYFNVAGACMHNDYTTPYTLGQRTLNATHLIKIACECAVGKRKKMGIFGTNYPTRDGTCIRDYIHVDDLANAHLASYHTLLEKNKSEIYNVGYNQGHSVKEVIEKVKEISNNDFLVEILDKRQGDPASLIANNAKILQNTPFKPLYDNLDTIIKSALDWEEHLLKFQ